From Bombus vancouverensis nearcticus chromosome 15, iyBomVanc1_principal, whole genome shotgun sequence, the proteins below share one genomic window:
- the LOC143303699 gene encoding uncharacterized protein LOC143303699 isoform X1, with protein MINPMNFHGNLIHLQLVRLLWDRLNGGSKAKNSEIMHVATTSSHLKGTYIRSLKNAASYITAAWNTESSRRTRPARGTDDVDTRLSVLEEENAALRQELRRLAARVHECPRCADATPEYDRPSREGGNDRTRLDALDRVVRELGPSILRTIEERFEDTRWQHTPETRPSKDRSVDPRAAQPTSPPREQEDGGWELAETKKKRRKRRKTNGTKTTVAAEGEAARRGSTTPPSTRARQQQPQPGRTTGAPKQSAPATQKGSLKTPKLATPPRAP; from the exons ATGATCAATCCgatgaattttcatggaaatttg ATACACCTTCAACTTGTTCGTCTTCTTTGGGACCGATTGAACGGTGGCTCAAAAGCCAAGAAT TCCGAGATAATGCATGTCGCGACGACGTCATCACATCTCAAGGGGACCTACATTAGATCCCTGAAGAACGCGGCGAGTTACATCACCGCCGCCTGGAACACGGAATCCTCGAGGAGGacgaggccagcgcgaggcaCCGACGACGTAGACACGAGGCTGTCCGTGCTGGAAgaggagaacgcagccctccgccaggaactgaggagactggctgctcGCGTCCACGAGTGCCCGCGATGCGCCGACGCGACGCCCGAATACGACCGTCCTTCACGagagggcggaaacgacaggacacGCCTAGATGCCCTGGATAGAGTAGTCCGAGAACTAGGACCCTCCATTCTCAGGACCATAGAGGAACGATTCGAAGACACACGTTGGCAACACACCCCCGAAACACGACCGAGCAAGGACCGCTCCGTCGATCCCCGCGCTGCCCAACCGACGTCGCCCCCAAGGGAACAGGAGGATGGGGGTTGGGAACTGGcggaaacgaagaagaaaaggaggaaaaggAGGAAGACGAACGGGACGAAGACAACCGTCGCCGCCGAAGGAGAGGCGGCAAGAAGAGGATCGACCACGCCACCATCGACGCGGGCACGGCAGCAGCAGCCCCAGCCCGGCAGGACGACAGGCGCACCGAAACAGAGCGCCCCCGCAACGCAGAAAGGATCACTGAAGACACCCAAGCTGGCCACGCCGCCTCGCGCACCgtga
- the LOC143303699 gene encoding uncharacterized protein LOC143303699 isoform X2, with protein sequence MHVATTSSHLKGTYIRSLKNAASYITAAWNTESSRRTRPARGTDDVDTRLSVLEEENAALRQELRRLAARVHECPRCADATPEYDRPSREGGNDRTRLDALDRVVRELGPSILRTIEERFEDTRWQHTPETRPSKDRSVDPRAAQPTSPPREQEDGGWELAETKKKRRKRRKTNGTKTTVAAEGEAARRGSTTPPSTRARQQQPQPGRTTGAPKQSAPATQKGSLKTPKLATPPRAP encoded by the coding sequence ATGCATGTCGCGACGACGTCATCACATCTCAAGGGGACCTACATTAGATCCCTGAAGAACGCGGCGAGTTACATCACCGCCGCCTGGAACACGGAATCCTCGAGGAGGacgaggccagcgcgaggcaCCGACGACGTAGACACGAGGCTGTCCGTGCTGGAAgaggagaacgcagccctccgccaggaactgaggagactggctgctcGCGTCCACGAGTGCCCGCGATGCGCCGACGCGACGCCCGAATACGACCGTCCTTCACGagagggcggaaacgacaggacacGCCTAGATGCCCTGGATAGAGTAGTCCGAGAACTAGGACCCTCCATTCTCAGGACCATAGAGGAACGATTCGAAGACACACGTTGGCAACACACCCCCGAAACACGACCGAGCAAGGACCGCTCCGTCGATCCCCGCGCTGCCCAACCGACGTCGCCCCCAAGGGAACAGGAGGATGGGGGTTGGGAACTGGcggaaacgaagaagaaaaggaggaaaaggAGGAAGACGAACGGGACGAAGACAACCGTCGCCGCCGAAGGAGAGGCGGCAAGAAGAGGATCGACCACGCCACCATCGACGCGGGCACGGCAGCAGCAGCCCCAGCCCGGCAGGACGACAGGCGCACCGAAACAGAGCGCCCCCGCAACGCAGAAAGGATCACTGAAGACACCCAAGCTGGCCACGCCGCCTCGCGCACCgtga